The DNA sequence GTGGTGTCGTGCAGCATGATCCGGTTCGGGTGCACCGGCACCTCGCACGCACCGCTGCCCGCCCGGATCCGGGCGACCACGTCCGCCAGCGCCGCCGGTGACCTGCGGGCCACGTTCTCCAGGAGCACCCGTATCGCATAGGGGAGGGCGTCCAGCTCATCGCGGGTCAGGAGCCGGTCCAGGGGCAGGTAGCGGTGGGAGCGGCCGTCCACGGTGAGCTCGGCGGTGGCGGTGTGGTCAGCGTTCATGTTCCCCTGCCGTCGCGATTGTATCTGTTTCGGATCGAGTACAAATCCCGGAGCCCGATGTCTTGACGCTCCGATCAGCTGTCTTCATATTGTCTCAAGCCGCTTATTGATACAACCGTCGCGCTATCGCGATGCACCTGCTCCCCCGATCGAGCCGTCTGGAGCTCCTCATGGCGATCAATGTCGATCAGCGCGAGGCCACCGCGACGATGCGCACCGTCTCCCGGCGCATCCTCCCGTTCCTCTTCGTGCTCTACGTCGTCAACTACATCGACCGCGCGAACATCGGCTTCGCCGCCCTGCAGATGAACGAGGAACTGGGGCTCAGCAGCCAGGCGTTCGGCCTGGCCGCCGGCCTGTTCTTCTGGGGCTACTTCCTGTTCGAGGTGCCCAGCAACCTCGCCCTCGCCCGCTTCGGCGCCCGCCGCTGGATCGCCCGCATCCTGGTCAGCTGGGGCATCCTCGCCACCATCATGGCGTTCACCCACTCCGCGACGCAGCTGTACGTGCTGCGCTTCCTGCTCGGCGTGGCCGAGGCCGGCTTCTTCCCCGGCATCGTGGTCTACCTGACCTACTGGTTCCGCAAGAAGGAGGTCGCCACCGCGACCGCGCTCTTCCTCACCGCGATCCCCGCCTCCTACATCCTCGCCGCCCCGCTCAGCGCGCTGATCATGGACCATGTGCACTGGTTCGGCCTCAGCGGCTGGCGCTGGATGTTCATCCTGGAGGGCGCCCCGGCCGTACTCCTGGGCATCGCCTGCTACTTCGTGCTGACCGAGCGGCCGGCCGACGCCACGTGGCTCACCGAGCGGCAGCGCGCCTGGCTGACGGCCGAGCTGGACCAGGAGCAGCAGGCCAATCCGCACGCCAGGAAGCTGAGCACGCTCAAGGTCATGGCCGACCCCAAGGTCCTGCTGCTGGCGGTGGTCTACTTCGTCTACCAGGCCGGCAGCCTCGGCGTCGGCTACTGGCTGCCGCAGATCGTCAAGGACTTCTCGGACGGCCTCGGCAACACCGCGATCGGCTTCATCAGCGCCATCCCCTACATCGTCGCCGCCTTCGGCATGGTGTGGTGGTCGCGCCGCTCCGACCGGCTCGGCGAGCGCAAGCTCCACTCGGCCCTCCCGCTGGCGCTGGCCGCCGTCACCCTGATCGCGGCCGGCTTCACCCACTCACCCGTGCTCGGGCTGGCGATGATCGCGCTGTCGCTGACCGGCCTGTACGGCTTCAAGTCGCCGTTCTGGGCGCTGCCCACGCTCTTCCTGACCCGCTCCACCGCCGCGGTCGCGGTGGCGGTCGTCAACTCCATCGGCAACCTCGGCGGCTTCTTCGGCCCCTACGCCATCGGCTGGGCCAAGGACTCGACGGGCTCGGCCACCGGCGGGCTGATATTCCTCGGCGGCCTGGTCCTCGTCGCCTTCCTGCTCACCCTGGCGCTGCGCGTCGGTGGCGGAGCGGAGACCTCGGCCGGGCAGCCGGACACCGGTGAGGCATCGCCCACGTCGTCGGTGCCGGCGCCGTAGCCCCTGGCACCGAGAAGCCCGCCGGTTCCCGCGCTTTGCGTGGCGGGAACCGGCGGCCCTGCGCTGTGCGGCTATGCCCCGTGACCGGGTCCGGTCTTGATCTCCCGTACCGTGTCCAGGTGATGGTGCAGGAAGGCCGACGCCTCCTCGATGCGGCCGTCCTCGATCAGGTCCAGCAGGTGGAGGTGTTCGCGGGCCTGACGGGTCAGCCGGGAGCGGTCGATCTGGTGGCGGTACTCGATCAGCCGCCGCAGCCGGTTCTGCCGGCGTACGGCGTCCAGCAGGAACTGATTGCCCGAACAGCCCACCAGCATCTCGTGGAACGAGGCGTTGACCTGGAACAGCTCCGCCCGCGGCAGCAGCAGGATGTCCCCGTGCAGCAGGTCCTCCTGCTGCTGCCGGTGGCGCGCGAACGCCTCGGTGTCCACGGTGAAGCCCGGCTCCAGCAGGGCGGCCGACTCGACGATCATCCGGAACCGGTAGCTCTGGGCGTGCGCCTCGACGGTGGCCATGACGTGCTGGAACTCCCAGCCACGGCCGCCGGTCTTGCGCCGGACCAGGTCCTCGGCCTCCATCCGCGCCAGCACCCGGCCGGCCTGGCGCGGCGTCAGCCGGTACCGGCGGCTGATGTCGGTCGCGGTGAACGAGCCGGTGAAACGGCCGCCGACATAGTCGTCGGCGATCTCGAAGTACGCCGCCTGCTCCACGTCCTCGCCGTCGGTCAGGTCCGGCCGGGTCAGGGCGCTCGCGTCACGGGCGAGGAAGAAGCCGCGGTTGGGGATCCGGTCCAGGATGCCGACGTCGGCCAGGAAGAGCATGGCCTTGCGCACCGGAGTACGGGAGACCTCCAGCGCGTCGGCCGCCCACTGCTCGGTGACGTGCGCGCCCTCCGCCAGGCCGGTGCGACGCATCAGGTCCACCAGTCGGGTGGCGATGGAGGTGGTCAGGTTCGGGCGCGACATCAGCCCCTGCGCTTGTCGAGGAGGACGGGACGGCAACGCCCCATCCTACGAGTAACGACCCGTCGTGCGAGTTCCGGGGAGCCAGGGTCTGTCGTCAAAGGGGGCGCCCTGCTCCCGACGCCTGGCACGGCCGCTCGCCGCGTTGTCGCATCACCCGAGTACGCCCAGTACGAGGGCGATGCCCCGCCTTGCGATCGACCGCACCAGCCTCCCCCAGCTACCGCTGGGAGGTGCCCCCTGCTCGCGGCCGGGTGCCCCCTTCGACGACAGACCCTAGGCGCCTCGGTGATCGAGCCGGACGAACAGGACGCACACCGGGGACCCGGTCTCCACCACCTCGCCGGTGCGGCGCAGCGTGCCGCTCGTGCGGTCGACGTCGAAGGGAACGATGGTGTGGCTGCGCTCGTTGGCCGCGAACAGCCTGTGCCCGTCGGGGCCGAAGCAGAAGAACCGCGGCCGGATGCCCTCCGTCGACGTCCAGCCCACCGGCCGCAGCATGCCCGTCCCGGCCGAGACCGCGAAGACGCCGAGGGTGTCGGGCTCGGGGCCGCCGGGCGAGCTGTCCCCGGCCCCGCCGCGGTTGGAGGCGTACACGAACCGCCCGTCCGGACTGACGGCGATCTCACCCCCGCGGCTGTCGCCGGTCATGGTGGACTCCGTGCTGGACAGGATCTGCACGGCCTCCAGCGCCCCGCGCCCGGTGCGCCGGTAGACGGTCACCGTCGAGCGCAGTTCGTCGATGGTGTACGCGAACGGCCGCCTGGGGTGGAAGGCGATGTGCCGCGGCCCGGCCATCTCGCGCGTGGCGACGGACGGCACCGGGCCGAGGGACAGCTTCCCGGAGGTGGCGTCCAGGGCGAGGGTGAAGATCCGGTCCAGGCCCTTGTCCGGTACCACGATGAACCGCCCGTCCGGCGAGAACGGCACCTGGTGCGGTTTGGACCCGGTCTGGTCGGTGCGGTGCGGTCCGGGTTCGCCGGGCAGCGACAGCAGGTCGGCGACCGGCCCGAGCGAGCCGTCCTTCCGCAGCGGCAGGGTGGCCACGCTGCCGGAGGAGTGGTTGGCCACCACCAGGAAGCGGTTGGACGGGTCCACCGCCAGGTGCGCCGGGTTGCGCCCGCCGGTCTCCTGCGTGCCCAGGGCGGTCAGCCGCCCGGTGTCCGGGTCGATCCGGTAAGCGCTGGCGTAGGTGAAGTCGCCGTGCACGGCGTAGAGGAACCGCCGCGTGTGATCGACGGCCAGGAAGGTCGGATTGTCCAGCTCGACGGTCTGGAGCAATGTCCATCCGGTGCCGTGCGGACCGACCTCGTAGACCTCGATGCCCTTTCCCTCGCCCTCGCGCTCGGCCGTGGTGCGCGAGCCCACGTAGGCCACCGTGCGGGCGGCGCGTCCACCGCCCTGGGCGGCGGCCGGCTGGGCCGCCGCCGAGGTCATCTGCCCGGCCGCCACGGCGGCGACCGGCAGTGTGACCATCGCGCGGCGCGACAGCGCGGCGATCGCCGAGGTGCCCGGATGACCGGCGTGGCTGTCAGGAAGTGTCATGTCCGCTCCCGTCCCTGGGGATGATAACCCGGGGATTGTATCTAGATGGCGTTTGATACAACAGGGGGCGATGGCTGCGCCCGCACACGGCGTTGCCCACCCGCCCCGTGCTCACCCACCCCTGTTCCGGAGGTTCCCGATGTCCGACCAGCCGACGTCCGGCCGGCCGATCCCCACCGCCGACCTGGCCGACCGGTACGGCGCCGCCCTGCGCGTATGCGATCTGCAGTTCCGCTCGCTCGGGGGCGCCCGCTCCTTCACCGGGCGGGTGCGGACCGTCTCCTGCCGCGACGACAACGCCCTGCTCCACGACCTCCTGCGGACGCCGGGGGAGGGCGCCGTCGTGGTCGTCGACGGTGGCGGCTCCCTGCACACGGCGCTCCTGGGGGATCTGATGGCCGAGCGCGCGCTGGCGGGCGGCTGGGCCGGTGTCGTCGTGCACGGAGCCGTCCGCGACC is a window from the Streptomyces luomodiensis genome containing:
- a CDS encoding GntR family transcriptional regulator; the protein is MSRPNLTTSIATRLVDLMRRTGLAEGAHVTEQWAADALEVSRTPVRKAMLFLADVGILDRIPNRGFFLARDASALTRPDLTDGEDVEQAAYFEIADDYVGGRFTGSFTATDISRRYRLTPRQAGRVLARMEAEDLVRRKTGGRGWEFQHVMATVEAHAQSYRFRMIVESAALLEPGFTVDTEAFARHRQQQEDLLHGDILLLPRAELFQVNASFHEMLVGCSGNQFLLDAVRRQNRLRRLIEYRHQIDRSRLTRQAREHLHLLDLIEDGRIEEASAFLHHHLDTVREIKTGPGHGA
- the rraA gene encoding ribonuclease E activity regulator RraA, whose product is MSDQPTSGRPIPTADLADRYGAALRVCDLQFRSLGGARSFTGRVRTVSCRDDNALLHDLLRTPGEGAVVVVDGGGSLHTALLGDLMAERALAGGWAGVVVHGAVRDLTALAEVRIGVQALGVNPRKSGKAGGGAVDVPVSFGGVTFHPGDILHADADGVVLLPAEPAEPAGPAGPART
- a CDS encoding MFS transporter; protein product: MAINVDQREATATMRTVSRRILPFLFVLYVVNYIDRANIGFAALQMNEELGLSSQAFGLAAGLFFWGYFLFEVPSNLALARFGARRWIARILVSWGILATIMAFTHSATQLYVLRFLLGVAEAGFFPGIVVYLTYWFRKKEVATATALFLTAIPASYILAAPLSALIMDHVHWFGLSGWRWMFILEGAPAVLLGIACYFVLTERPADATWLTERQRAWLTAELDQEQQANPHARKLSTLKVMADPKVLLLAVVYFVYQAGSLGVGYWLPQIVKDFSDGLGNTAIGFISAIPYIVAAFGMVWWSRRSDRLGERKLHSALPLALAAVTLIAAGFTHSPVLGLAMIALSLTGLYGFKSPFWALPTLFLTRSTAAVAVAVVNSIGNLGGFFGPYAIGWAKDSTGSATGGLIFLGGLVLVAFLLTLALRVGGGAETSAGQPDTGEASPTSSVPAP
- a CDS encoding lactonase family protein — encoded protein: MTLPDSHAGHPGTSAIAALSRRAMVTLPVAAVAAGQMTSAAAQPAAAQGGGRAARTVAYVGSRTTAEREGEGKGIEVYEVGPHGTGWTLLQTVELDNPTFLAVDHTRRFLYAVHGDFTYASAYRIDPDTGRLTALGTQETGGRNPAHLAVDPSNRFLVVANHSSGSVATLPLRKDGSLGPVADLLSLPGEPGPHRTDQTGSKPHQVPFSPDGRFIVVPDKGLDRIFTLALDATSGKLSLGPVPSVATREMAGPRHIAFHPRRPFAYTIDELRSTVTVYRRTGRGALEAVQILSSTESTMTGDSRGGEIAVSPDGRFVYASNRGGAGDSSPGGPEPDTLGVFAVSAGTGMLRPVGWTSTEGIRPRFFCFGPDGHRLFAANERSHTIVPFDVDRTSGTLRRTGEVVETGSPVCVLFVRLDHRGA